AGTCGACCCGGCCACCTGGGCGCCGTTCAGGCAGCCCGCGGCGCCGTCGATCAGGCGGTCCACCTCGAACCGGTTGGGCACCAGCGTGACGCTGGCCACGCCGGCCCGCAGGCGGACGTGCTCGCCGAGCGCAGCGGCCTCGACCGCGGCATTGCAGTAGGCGACCGCGTCGCGGCGGTCGACGCCCGGCATCAGGATCGCGACCCGCACCTCGTCGAGGGTGAGCCGCGTGGCGTGCTCCGGCTGGGTGCGGTCCTGCGCGGCGGCGAGCGCCTGCCGCAGCTCACGCTCCGCGTCCGCCGATTCGGTGCGGGGCGGCCGCGCGGTGTGCAGCAGCGCGACGCTCAGCTCGCGGCGTTCGATGCGGCAACGGGCGGCCACCTTGTCGAGCGTGTCGCGCAGACGGGCCCGCGCGGTTGCGCTCATGTCGGCCGGCTGCTTGGGGGCGGAGTGCGCCCGCGCCGGGTGCGCTCCTTCGGCGCGCTGCAGCAGTTCGCCCGCGGCCGCGCGGCCGCGGAGGAACGACCGCATCGCTAGCCGCACCTCGTGCGTCTCGGCCAGCAGCGCCTCGGCGACCTCGTCGTCGGACCTGGCGGTCAACTCGTCGCACACGTACTGTTCCGACGCGGTGGAGAGCAGGCGGTGCGCGTCGGCGATCAGCTGCTCCAGGTTGATCTCGTCGGACAGCTCCACCGCCATCGCGGCGGCCAGCTGGTCGACCTGCTGCTGGAGCGGCTCGAGCATGTCGTTGAGCTGCTGCTTGGTCAGGCCGCACGCGGCGTGGCCGAGCTCCAGCAGGTCCGGCAACGCGTCGAGCCGGCGGTCGAGCACCAGCCGGCTCAGGCGCTCGGCCAGCATCACCACCGGCCGCAGGCCGGGGTCGCCGGTGGCCAGCGGGTCGCCGGCGGCGAAGTCGACGGCCCCGCACAGCGCTTCGGGCAGCTTCCACTCACGCAGCAGCGACGCGGTGAGCTGGGTGTGGTCGAAGCCGAGCGACTGCCGCTCGAGCTCCGTAAGTTCTTCGGGCGCGTCGGCCGCCAGCGTCAGGAACCGCAGGTAGGGCTCGCCGAGCTGCTGCACCATGACCAGCATGCCGATGTCGCGGAGCAGGCCGGCCAGGAACGCCACGTCGGGGCTGACGCCACCGAACCGCGGGGCGAGGCTTTTGGCGCAGACCGCGCGGGTCAGCGAGGTGGTCCAGTAGCGTTTGAGCGGCTCGCCGGCCATCCGGGCGAACAGGCCGTCCGGCAGGCTGAAGCCGAGCACCAGCACCTTGAGCGGTTCAACGCCTAACAGAGCGAGCGCCTGGTTCAGGTCCGCCACCTCGCCGCTGAGGCCGAACAGCGAGCTGTTGACCACCCGCAGCAGCTTGGCGGACAGCGCCGGGTCGCGTCCGATGGCGTCCCGCAGCTGCTTGACGTCCACATCCTGTTGCTCGGTGAGCTGGAGCACCTCCACGGCGACCGAGGGCAGCGAGTAGAGGTTGCCCGCCTGCGTGACGAGCTTGTCGATGGCGGGGTTGGCGGTCTGGGGCATGTCGGGGCCGTGGTGGGGGATCGGTCCGGGCGGCGGGCAGCTAAAGCGTAGCTCGCGGCCGCCGGGGCGGCGCCAGCAGTGCTGGCGCGTCGCGGCCCAAGGCAATCCCGACTAGAACGCCCCCCGGGCGAGGCCTTACAATCGTCGCCTGTCCTACATCCGGATAGCAAGGAAGCTGCCGATGCCCTCCCACCGATCCGTTGTGCCAACGCTGCTGGCGCTCGCCAGCCTGGTGTGTCCGCCCGCCGTCCAGGCCGACCAGCCAACGCCGTTCGCCGTCGCCGCCGAGGACGCCGCGCTTCGCGGCGTGTGCTTCATCGACCACCAACGCGGGTGGGCGGTGGGAGACCACGGCGTAATCCTCGGCACGGTCGACGGCGGCCGCAGCTGGGGTCGCCAGGCCACGCCGGTCGAGTGCCCGCTGCACGGGGTATCGTTCGTTGACCGCAAGCACGGCTGGGCGGTGGGCGGCGTGACGACCCCGTACACGCACTCGTCGCACGGGGTGGTGCTGTTCACCGACAACGGCGGCTACACCTGGAGCGTGCTGCACGACCCGCTGCTGCCGCGTTTGCGTGGCGTGCGGTTCTTCAGCCGCACGCACGGCGTCGCGTTCGGCGAGTCGAGCCACGCGTCGCCGTCTGGTGTGTTCGAGACCCGCGATGGCGGCCGTCACTGGGAGGCCCTGCACAGCGACCGCGCCTGCGACTGGATCGCCGCGTCGCTGCCGGCGCCCGGCGTCGGGCTGCTGCTCGACAGCCGCGGGCAGATCGGCCGGATGAAGGGCGCCATCGTGGAGCTGGGCGACGAGCCTCAACCACACGCCGACCGCTTCCTGTGCGCAACGCTCGACCGAGAGGGGCGCGGCTGGGTCGCCGGCGAGGCGTCTCACCTGCGCGCGACAGACGACGCCGGCCAAAGCTGGCGCGAACTGGCCGCCGACGGGCCCATCCAGTGGCGCGGCGTCGAAGCCCGCGACCGCCGCGTCTGGCTGGTCGGGTCGCCCGGCACGCTGATCGCGTCGACCGAGGACAACGGCGAGACCTGGGCCTGGCGCCGGACCGGCGTCAGCACGCCGCTCAACGCCGTCACCTTTGTCGACGACCGCCGCGGCTGGGCCGTGGGCGAACTGGGCGCCATCCTCGCTACCGACGACGGCGGCCAGCACTGGCGCGCCCAGCGTCAGGGCAAGTCCCGCTGCGCCGTGGTGGTCGTGGCGCCGACGCCCGAGGCGATGCCGCTGGAGATGATCGCCAAGCTCGCCGCGTCCGAAGGGTACCGCACCGCCGGGCTGGCGGTGTTTGCCGAACCGGGCGCCAGCGGAGGCCAACAGAACCGACTCCACGAGGCGCTCACAGGCTGCGGCGCCGCCTACGCCAGGCTGATGCCCGGCTTCGCGCTGCCGCGCTCCACACTCGACGCCAAGTCGGAAGTGGTGCAGCAGCGGCTTCAGCAAGACCTCGACAGCGACCCTGCGGCCCGGCTCACCAAGAGTCTGGCCCTGCAGCTCGCTATGCTCCGTCCCGACGTGGTGCTGACAACGCCGTCCGCCGAACGCGGGGCGAGCCAGCTCGTCGAGGCGGCCGTGCTCAAGGCGGCCGCCGGCGCCGACGACCCCGAGCTCAACCAGCTC
This genomic interval from Posidoniimonas corsicana contains the following:
- a CDS encoding HDOD domain-containing protein produces the protein MPQTANPAIDKLVTQAGNLYSLPSVAVEVLQLTEQQDVDVKQLRDAIGRDPALSAKLLRVVNSSLFGLSGEVADLNQALALLGVEPLKVLVLGFSLPDGLFARMAGEPLKRYWTTSLTRAVCAKSLAPRFGGVSPDVAFLAGLLRDIGMLVMVQQLGEPYLRFLTLAADAPEELTELERQSLGFDHTQLTASLLREWKLPEALCGAVDFAAGDPLATGDPGLRPVVMLAERLSRLVLDRRLDALPDLLELGHAACGLTKQQLNDMLEPLQQQVDQLAAAMAVELSDEINLEQLIADAHRLLSTASEQYVCDELTARSDDEVAEALLAETHEVRLAMRSFLRGRAAAGELLQRAEGAHPARAHSAPKQPADMSATARARLRDTLDKVAARCRIERRELSVALLHTARPPRTESADAERELRQALAAAQDRTQPEHATRLTLDEVRVAILMPGVDRRDAVAYCNAAVEAAALGEHVRLRAGVASVTLVPNRFEVDRLIDGAAGCLNGAQVAGSTSVKSIEVY